A window from Lactiplantibacillus pentosus encodes these proteins:
- the rnc gene encoding ribonuclease III, whose product MITELAAMLKERFGIVFNDPALLAEAFTQASYVNEHQDQQLKYYERVEFLGDAVLELVVSEYLYKRYKDMPQGKLTRLRAAMVCEESFASFARECDFPQYIRLGKGEQKARAWERDSLLCDIFESFVGALYLDQGREPVLKFVHQVIFPKLDEGRFDGVFDYKTTLQEYLQRDGDVAIEYQLIEQEGPANERSYEVAVVADGQKIGEGRGHSKKEAEQSAARQAYSQLQQQ is encoded by the coding sequence ATGATAACTGAATTAGCTGCAATGCTCAAAGAACGCTTTGGCATCGTCTTCAATGATCCTGCGTTACTAGCGGAGGCCTTTACTCAGGCGTCATACGTCAACGAGCATCAGGATCAGCAATTAAAATATTACGAACGGGTCGAATTTTTGGGGGATGCCGTCTTGGAATTAGTGGTATCCGAATATTTATACAAACGTTATAAAGACATGCCCCAAGGCAAGTTGACTCGTTTACGGGCAGCAATGGTCTGCGAAGAAAGTTTCGCCAGCTTTGCTCGTGAATGTGACTTTCCACAATATATTCGTCTAGGTAAGGGTGAACAAAAGGCCCGCGCATGGGAACGTGATTCACTGTTATGTGACATCTTCGAATCCTTCGTGGGTGCGCTCTACCTGGACCAAGGCCGCGAACCCGTCTTGAAGTTCGTTCACCAAGTGATTTTTCCAAAGCTGGATGAAGGACGTTTTGACGGCGTGTTCGATTATAAGACCACGTTACAGGAATACCTCCAACGTGACGGTGATGTGGCCATCGAATATCAGCTGATCGAACAGGAAGGCCCAGCTAACGAACGTTCTTATGAGGTTGCCGTCGTTGCCGATGGTCAAAAAATCGGTGAAGGTCGCGGCCATTCCAAGAAGGAAGCTGAGCAGAGTGCTGCCCGGCAAGCCTATTCACAGTTACAACAACAATAA
- a CDS encoding Asp23/Gls24 family envelope stress response protein encodes MAVKIKTQFGTIDIDNDVIATVVGGAATDNYGVVGMASRNQIRDNVNEILRRENYARGVVVRQEDNGVAIDVNIIVSYGTKISEVSRNVQAKVKYNLQNMLGVTANSVNVIVQGVRVMND; translated from the coding sequence ATGGCTGTCAAAATCAAAACCCAATTTGGAACCATTGATATTGATAATGATGTTATCGCGACGGTCGTTGGGGGCGCTGCAACGGATAACTACGGTGTTGTCGGTATGGCAAGTCGCAACCAGATCCGTGATAACGTTAATGAAATTTTACGCCGCGAAAACTATGCGCGCGGTGTGGTTGTTCGCCAAGAGGATAATGGGGTGGCAATCGATGTCAACATTATCGTCAGTTATGGGACCAAAATTTCAGAAGTCTCACGCAATGTCCAAGCCAAGGTCAAATATAACTTACAAAACATGCTTGGCGTTACGGCCAATTCGGTCAACGTCATTGTCCAAGGTGTCCGGGTAATGAACGACTAA
- the rpe gene encoding ribulose-phosphate 3-epimerase, protein MIKVAPSILSADFANLQRDVKMAENAGADALHIDVMDGQFVPNLSFGMGTVADLRPVTSLMLDCHLMIMEPERFVGQFAKAGADLIGVHVESTRHIYHALQLIKDAGVKAEVVVNPGTPLNMITDLLPLVDQVLIMTVNPGFGGQHFLDRMVAKIAALNEIKQQQGYQFDIEVDGGINDQTVKACYDAGATVAVAGSYVYNSTDPAQRIQDLKVATN, encoded by the coding sequence ATGATTAAAGTTGCCCCTTCAATTTTGAGTGCAGATTTTGCAAACCTACAACGTGATGTTAAGATGGCCGAGAACGCTGGTGCGGATGCCTTGCATATCGACGTTATGGATGGCCAATTCGTGCCGAACTTATCTTTTGGCATGGGGACGGTTGCGGACTTACGGCCCGTCACGTCATTGATGTTAGATTGTCATTTGATGATTATGGAACCGGAACGGTTTGTCGGTCAGTTTGCCAAAGCCGGTGCGGACTTGATTGGCGTGCATGTTGAAAGTACGCGCCACATTTACCATGCCTTACAATTGATCAAGGATGCGGGCGTCAAAGCCGAAGTGGTTGTCAATCCTGGCACACCACTTAATATGATTACTGACTTACTGCCATTAGTTGACCAAGTTTTGATTATGACCGTCAACCCTGGTTTTGGTGGCCAACATTTTCTGGACCGGATGGTTGCTAAGATTGCGGCACTTAACGAAATCAAGCAACAACAGGGCTATCAATTCGATATCGAAGTTGATGGTGGCATCAATGATCAGACGGTCAAAGCTTGCTATGATGCGGGTGCAACGGTCGCTGTGGCCGGTTCATACGTTTACAATAGCACGGATCCGGCGCAACGGATCCAAGATTTGAAGGTGGCGACCAATTAA
- a CDS encoding thiamine diphosphokinase yields MATIINLLVGGPTANYPVDLTAIPGDWVGADRGALRLVKRGIRPVMVVGDFDSIDEAELQTVKQALAGTIIVKPDQDHTDTQLAVKSIFEQLNPTAVHIYGATGGRLDHLLANLWLVLDPVFRQWAPQIKLIDKQNSVQFFLPGEYEIQKEADKKYLAFVPMMPMHLTLSDEKYQLKAAHNDYPISWASNEFSGDTGHFSFDAGVLAVIQSKDDQVSD; encoded by the coding sequence ATGGCGACCATCATTAATTTATTAGTGGGTGGGCCGACTGCCAATTATCCGGTCGATTTGACGGCGATTCCTGGGGACTGGGTCGGCGCGGACCGGGGCGCACTACGACTGGTCAAACGTGGCATTCGGCCAGTGATGGTCGTTGGTGATTTTGATTCGATCGATGAAGCCGAATTACAGACGGTCAAGCAGGCACTGGCAGGGACGATTATCGTCAAACCCGACCAGGATCACACCGATACCCAGTTAGCAGTTAAGTCGATCTTTGAACAGTTAAACCCGACCGCCGTGCACATTTATGGGGCTACGGGTGGCCGTTTAGACCATCTTTTAGCCAATTTGTGGCTGGTTTTAGACCCCGTCTTTCGGCAGTGGGCACCCCAAATCAAATTGATTGATAAGCAGAATAGTGTGCAATTCTTTTTGCCGGGTGAGTATGAGATCCAAAAGGAAGCGGATAAAAAATATCTGGCGTTCGTGCCGATGATGCCGATGCACCTGACGTTGTCGGATGAAAAATACCAGCTGAAAGCGGCCCATAATGACTACCCAATCTCATGGGCCAGCAACGAGTTTAGTGGTGATACTGGCCATTTCAGCTTTGATGCGGGTGTTTTAGCGGTGATTCAAAGTAAAGATGACCAGGTGAGCGATTAG
- the recG gene encoding ATP-dependent DNA helicase RecG, which yields MAQQLSDAVATLSGVGPTRQKALAALGINTIADLLTYYPFRYEDLQVKDVNEIADQEKVTLKGTVASEPVLARFGRKKNRLNFRLLIDHDVYMVTFFNQPYLMKQIETGQDLAVYGKWDATRSSLTGMKIINPNNADSAFGSIYPASKSVKQGTIQKLIKQAYDSYAPVITDIVPEPLRAKYRLLPRRQMIHDMHFPASQADSTAARRSATYEEFLLFQMQMQALKQSDATTDGIAIAYDNSRLKAFIKTLPFELTRAQKRVVNEICLDLKSPKHMNRLLQGDVGSGKTIVAAIVMYAAITAGYQAALMAPTEILAEQHANNLAKVFADTDVNVALLTGATKPAARKTLLAALAAGEINLLIGTHALIQDGVEYANLGLVITDEQHRFGVNQRAAFRQKGGQPDTLAMTATPIPRTLAITAYGEMDVSEIDELPAGRQPIQTTWVRSNQANSALSFVHQQIDNGSQAYVVTPLIEESETLDVKNAEALSANLQEYFGSQVKVGLLHGRMKPEEKEAVMAAFKANEIQLLVSTTVIEVGVDVKNATIMMIYDADRFGLAQLHQLRGRVGRGTKASYCILVADPKNQQGIERMQIMTKTTNGFVLAQKDLELRGAGDVLGVKQSGMPAFKVGDPIADLTVLQVAQQDAHAIVQRPNWQDEPENHALATYLSAKLAAVGTLD from the coding sequence GTGGCCCAACAATTGAGTGATGCAGTCGCGACGTTAAGCGGTGTCGGTCCGACCCGTCAAAAGGCCTTGGCAGCCCTCGGCATTAATACGATTGCGGACTTGTTGACTTATTATCCGTTTCGCTATGAAGATCTCCAAGTCAAAGACGTCAATGAAATTGCAGATCAGGAGAAAGTCACACTCAAAGGCACGGTGGCTTCTGAACCGGTCTTGGCGCGGTTTGGTCGCAAAAAGAACCGTTTGAATTTTCGCCTGCTGATTGACCACGATGTGTACATGGTCACCTTTTTTAATCAACCTTACCTGATGAAACAGATTGAAACGGGGCAAGACTTAGCGGTTTATGGCAAGTGGGATGCGACGCGCAGTAGTTTGACTGGGATGAAAATTATCAATCCCAATAATGCGGATTCGGCGTTTGGCTCAATTTATCCTGCTAGTAAGTCAGTGAAGCAGGGCACCATTCAAAAATTAATCAAACAGGCGTATGACAGCTATGCGCCGGTCATTACGGATATCGTACCGGAGCCATTGCGTGCAAAATATCGCTTGTTACCCCGGCGGCAGATGATTCATGACATGCATTTTCCAGCCAGCCAAGCGGATTCGACTGCGGCCCGGCGTTCAGCGACCTACGAAGAATTTTTGCTGTTTCAAATGCAGATGCAGGCGTTGAAGCAGTCTGACGCGACGACGGATGGCATTGCGATTGCGTATGACAATTCACGACTAAAAGCGTTCATTAAGACGCTACCGTTTGAATTGACGCGTGCCCAAAAACGAGTCGTCAACGAAATTTGTTTAGACCTAAAGTCGCCGAAACATATGAACCGGCTGTTACAAGGTGACGTTGGTTCCGGGAAGACGATCGTGGCGGCCATCGTCATGTACGCGGCAATTACGGCGGGATATCAAGCAGCACTGATGGCACCGACCGAAATCTTGGCAGAACAACATGCCAATAATTTAGCAAAAGTTTTCGCCGACACGGACGTTAACGTCGCTTTGTTGACGGGTGCAACCAAACCGGCTGCCAGAAAGACACTCTTGGCAGCGCTAGCCGCTGGCGAGATCAATCTGTTGATTGGAACGCATGCACTGATTCAAGATGGCGTCGAGTATGCCAACCTTGGACTGGTCATTACTGATGAGCAACATCGGTTTGGGGTCAATCAACGGGCGGCCTTTCGTCAAAAAGGTGGTCAGCCAGATACGCTTGCGATGACGGCGACCCCAATTCCGCGGACCCTGGCGATCACTGCGTACGGCGAAATGGACGTTTCCGAAATCGACGAGCTACCTGCTGGCCGGCAACCGATTCAAACGACGTGGGTTCGCAGCAACCAGGCCAATTCCGCGTTGAGTTTCGTTCACCAGCAAATTGACAATGGCTCGCAAGCTTACGTGGTCACCCCACTGATTGAAGAATCGGAAACGTTAGACGTGAAGAACGCCGAAGCTTTATCCGCAAACTTGCAAGAGTATTTTGGCTCGCAGGTCAAGGTCGGATTGTTACACGGTCGCATGAAACCGGAAGAAAAAGAAGCGGTGATGGCGGCGTTTAAAGCTAACGAGATTCAGTTGCTCGTTTCGACGACGGTCATCGAAGTCGGTGTGGATGTCAAAAATGCGACGATCATGATGATTTATGATGCCGACCGGTTTGGTTTGGCCCAGCTTCACCAATTGCGTGGTCGGGTCGGACGAGGAACCAAGGCGTCTTACTGTATTTTAGTAGCGGACCCGAAAAATCAGCAGGGAATCGAACGGATGCAAATCATGACCAAGACGACTAATGGTTTTGTGCTTGCGCAAAAGGACTTGGAACTGCGGGGCGCCGGTGACGTATTGGGGGTCAAACAATCCGGGATGCCGGCCTTCAAAGTCGGCGACCCGATTGCGGATTTGACCGTCTTACAGGTGGCACAGCAGGATGCCCACGCCATCGTTCAGCGACCAAATTGGCAGGATGAACCTGAGAACCATGCGCTAGCGACGTATTTGAGCGCCAAGCTAGCAGCAGTAGGAACACTTGATTAA
- the plsX gene encoding phosphate acyltransferase PlsX has protein sequence MIKIAIDAMGGDYAPNAVIEGVEQARDLFEDTVFLLYGQRDVINAQLKNRDRIQIINADEVITMEDEPVRAVRRKKHSSIVMAAQAVKDGQADAFFSAGNSGAVLAAGLFIVGRIKGIDRPGLVTVLPVVRNANQSNFVMMDIGANADSKPLNLQQYGVLGTYYAERMMQAKHPRVALLNNGTEDDKGNKVHKAAFELLSQTEGVNFIGNVESRDLLNGVADVVVTDGFTGNAVLKSIEGTARSMLGLVKDAVYNTGISGKLGGLLLKNGFNEIRSQMDYSQYGGAVLLGLKAPVVKTHGSSKAPTIVNTIRQIRQMVSTDIVPGVAEYFANQQANQQASVDNPAEND, from the coding sequence ATGATTAAAATTGCGATTGATGCTATGGGTGGCGATTACGCGCCTAACGCAGTGATTGAAGGGGTTGAACAGGCTCGGGACTTATTTGAGGACACGGTCTTTTTACTCTATGGGCAACGAGATGTGATCAACGCCCAACTGAAAAACCGGGACCGGATTCAGATTATCAACGCTGATGAAGTGATTACGATGGAAGATGAACCAGTTCGAGCGGTTCGCCGTAAAAAGCATTCGTCAATCGTGATGGCAGCCCAAGCAGTCAAAGATGGGCAAGCGGACGCCTTCTTCTCCGCCGGTAATTCGGGAGCGGTGCTCGCGGCTGGCTTATTTATCGTCGGACGAATCAAAGGGATTGACCGGCCGGGACTCGTGACCGTTTTGCCGGTCGTCCGTAACGCCAATCAGTCTAACTTTGTCATGATGGATATCGGTGCCAATGCGGACAGTAAGCCTTTGAACCTTCAACAATACGGTGTCTTAGGGACGTACTACGCTGAGCGGATGATGCAGGCCAAACATCCTCGGGTCGCGCTGTTAAACAATGGGACTGAGGACGACAAGGGGAATAAAGTACACAAGGCGGCCTTTGAACTGCTTTCGCAAACGGAAGGGGTCAACTTTATCGGTAACGTTGAATCTCGCGATTTATTGAACGGGGTGGCGGATGTTGTCGTCACTGACGGGTTTACGGGTAACGCGGTATTGAAAAGTATCGAAGGGACCGCGCGCTCAATGCTGGGCCTCGTGAAGGATGCGGTTTACAATACCGGGATTAGTGGTAAACTGGGTGGCTTACTCCTCAAGAACGGGTTCAACGAGATTCGCTCACAAATGGACTACTCGCAATATGGTGGTGCCGTGCTACTGGGCTTGAAAGCGCCAGTTGTCAAGACGCATGGTTCTAGTAAAGCGCCGACGATCGTTAATACGATCCGGCAAATTCGGCAGATGGTCAGCACCGATATCGTACCGGGTGTCGCGGAATATTTTGCAAATCAACAGGCTAATCAGCAAGCAAGTGTAGACAATCCTGCTGAAAACGATTAG
- the rsgA gene encoding ribosome small subunit-dependent GTPase A produces MKIGQIRQSLSGFYDVYADGQMYRTRARGNFRKRKITPLVGDVVEFDAPTPQEGYVLKIRERQTQLVRPPVANVDLGIVVTATTEQEFSTNLLDRQLVALAVAGIEPLLYFAKTDLLTDTVYQDRLTLVEAYRKIGYQVICERTAFSESALAAVKAALTDHVAVVMGQTGAGKSTLLNHLQPGLDLATGEISQALNRGKHTTRKVSLIPIAGGLVADTPGFSSYEVFDIAANELTHYFPEFVRLSADCKYRGCVHINEPQCAVKQALDAGEILASRYENYLQFYETIKNKKVVYNKKK; encoded by the coding sequence TTGAAAATTGGACAAATTCGGCAATCGCTAAGCGGGTTTTATGACGTGTATGCGGATGGCCAAATGTATCGGACCCGGGCGCGGGGCAATTTCCGGAAACGTAAGATTACACCCCTCGTGGGTGACGTGGTGGAGTTTGATGCCCCAACGCCTCAGGAAGGTTACGTGTTAAAAATTCGTGAGCGGCAAACCCAATTGGTGCGGCCGCCGGTAGCGAATGTTGATTTAGGTATCGTGGTGACGGCCACGACGGAACAGGAATTCTCAACCAATTTACTTGATCGGCAGTTGGTAGCGCTGGCCGTCGCTGGCATTGAACCGTTATTGTATTTCGCAAAAACGGATTTGTTGACGGATACCGTCTATCAAGACCGACTAACGTTAGTGGAAGCCTATCGCAAAATTGGCTATCAAGTGATTTGCGAACGCACGGCGTTCTCAGAATCGGCGTTGGCAGCGGTTAAGGCGGCGTTGACGGACCATGTCGCGGTCGTGATGGGCCAGACGGGTGCCGGTAAGTCGACCTTACTGAATCACTTACAGCCGGGCTTAGATTTAGCGACCGGTGAAATTTCTCAGGCACTCAACCGTGGGAAACACACGACGCGTAAAGTTAGTTTGATTCCGATTGCAGGTGGCCTAGTTGCTGATACGCCAGGATTTTCATCGTATGAAGTCTTTGATATTGCGGCTAATGAGTTGACGCATTACTTCCCAGAGTTTGTCCGTCTGAGTGCGGATTGTAAATATCGGGGCTGTGTGCACATCAACGAGCCCCAATGTGCCGTCAAACAAGCATTGGATGCCGGTGAGATTTTAGCCAGTCGTTATGAGAATTATTTGCAGTTTTACGAAACTATCAAAAATAAAAAAGTTGTTTATAACAAGAAAAAATAA
- a CDS encoding DAK2 domain-containing protein: MKITTITNLEFGKMVQAASQKLSQRAEFINSLNVFPVPDGDTGTNMSLSMASGAKYEREETSTKVGDLASALAKGLLMGARGNSGVILSQIFRGFSKAVADKDVLTATDLSDALAAGAQTAYKAVMKPTEGTILTVIRKAAGAGKEAVKTTDDICEVMDAVVTAAEAALKSTPDLLPVLKQVGVVDSGGQGLTFVLEAFSDSLSGKVDESQDYVPDDAEMDSMIDAAHHQSVQGQLDPNDIKYGYCTEIMVRIGDGKLVDHKFDYDTFYNYLAQLGDSLLVINDDEIVKVHVHTEHPGDVMTWGQRFGALIKVKVDNMRLQQETIMEHDKESEAQATAEPAMPSQPQVDMHGYAIISVSSGDGIGKLFKGLGVTDIIAGGQTMNPSTADIVKAVNDSGAKQALVLPNNKNIFLAAEQAAEVADVPVKIIHSQTISQGMTAMLAFNAEASLDDNQAAMEETLSTVVSGQVTHAVRDTTIDGLAIKKDDYMGLVDGKIVITNPDRDTAALDMVKAMLDEDSELVTIIYGQDATKADADKLAAKVQDLDDELEIEIHEGDQPVYPFLVSVE, translated from the coding sequence TTGAAAATCACCACGATTACTAATCTTGAATTTGGCAAAATGGTGCAAGCGGCGTCACAAAAGCTGAGCCAACGTGCTGAATTTATTAATTCTTTGAACGTCTTTCCGGTACCAGATGGTGATACCGGGACTAATATGAGCCTATCGATGGCCAGCGGTGCCAAGTATGAACGTGAAGAAACTAGCACCAAAGTCGGCGATTTAGCGTCAGCGTTAGCCAAGGGACTCTTGATGGGTGCTCGCGGCAACTCTGGGGTTATTTTATCGCAAATTTTTCGCGGTTTTTCAAAGGCGGTTGCTGATAAAGACGTCTTAACGGCGACTGATTTGTCGGATGCACTCGCTGCAGGGGCTCAGACCGCCTATAAGGCTGTTATGAAGCCCACTGAAGGAACGATCCTAACAGTAATTCGCAAAGCCGCTGGTGCTGGTAAAGAGGCCGTTAAAACGACCGATGATATTTGTGAAGTGATGGATGCTGTGGTTACTGCTGCTGAGGCGGCATTAAAATCAACGCCAGACCTTTTGCCTGTTTTAAAACAGGTCGGTGTCGTTGATTCTGGTGGGCAAGGGTTGACCTTTGTCTTAGAAGCCTTCAGTGACTCACTGAGTGGTAAAGTCGATGAATCGCAAGACTACGTACCAGACGATGCTGAAATGGACTCGATGATCGATGCTGCTCATCATCAGAGTGTCCAGGGCCAATTAGATCCAAACGATATCAAGTACGGTTACTGTACTGAAATCATGGTTCGAATTGGTGATGGTAAGTTAGTTGACCATAAGTTTGACTACGATACCTTTTACAATTACTTAGCCCAACTTGGTGATTCATTGTTAGTCATTAACGACGATGAAATCGTTAAGGTCCACGTCCACACGGAACATCCTGGTGATGTTATGACTTGGGGCCAACGTTTTGGTGCCCTCATCAAGGTTAAAGTGGACAACATGCGGCTTCAACAAGAAACTATCATGGAACATGATAAAGAAAGTGAAGCCCAAGCCACGGCTGAACCAGCCATGCCATCTCAACCACAAGTTGATATGCACGGTTACGCTATTATTTCAGTTTCATCCGGTGATGGGATTGGCAAGCTGTTCAAAGGCCTCGGGGTCACTGACATTATCGCTGGTGGTCAGACGATGAACCCAAGTACGGCGGATATCGTCAAGGCTGTCAACGACAGTGGTGCCAAGCAGGCATTAGTTTTGCCAAACAATAAAAATATTTTCTTAGCTGCTGAACAGGCAGCAGAAGTTGCTGACGTCCCGGTTAAGATCATTCACAGTCAGACCATTTCACAAGGGATGACCGCGATGTTGGCCTTCAATGCGGAAGCCAGTCTTGATGATAACCAAGCGGCGATGGAAGAGACTTTGAGCACGGTAGTCAGCGGTCAAGTGACTCATGCGGTGCGTGACACGACCATCGATGGTTTGGCAATCAAGAAAGATGATTACATGGGCTTAGTTGATGGCAAAATCGTCATTACGAACCCTGATCGCGATACGGCGGCATTAGACATGGTTAAAGCCATGTTGGATGAGGATAGCGAGCTCGTCACGATCATTTATGGCCAGGATGCGACTAAGGCGGATGCTGATAAATTGGCGGCCAAAGTCCAAGACTTGGATGATGAATTAGAAATTGAAATTCATGAGGGTGATCAGCCAGTTTATCCATTCCTCGTATCAGTTGAATAA
- the rpmB gene encoding 50S ribosomal protein L28, with translation MAKDYVTGKRTHFGNTRSHALNHSRRSWKANLQKVRILVDGKPKKVWVSARTLKSGKVTRV, from the coding sequence ATGGCAAAAGACTACGTTACAGGCAAGCGGACGCACTTTGGTAACACGCGTTCCCACGCTTTAAACCACAGCCGCCGCAGCTGGAAAGCTAACTTGCAAAAAGTTCGCATTTTAGTTGATGGTAAACCAAAGAAGGTTTGGGTTTCAGCTCGGACTTTGAAATCAGGTAAAGTTACGCGCGTTTAG
- the acpP gene encoding acyl carrier protein: protein MTKEEIFDKIADIIADRFEVDKATITNSMNLQTDLDADSIDFVEFVLELEDTFGSEISDEDAEKLSTVGEVVDYVAAHQAK, encoded by the coding sequence ATGACGAAAGAAGAAATTTTCGATAAAATTGCGGATATCATTGCTGATCGGTTCGAAGTTGATAAGGCAACGATTACCAACAGCATGAACTTGCAAACCGATTTGGATGCTGATTCCATTGATTTTGTCGAGTTTGTACTCGAATTAGAAGATACCTTTGGTAGTGAGATTTCAGATGAAGATGCTGAAAAGCTATCAACGGTCGGTGAAGTGGTCGATTACGTGGCTGCTCATCAAGCTAAATAA